From Nitrospinota bacterium:
ACCAATATAAGAAATCCTTGTACAGTGTTCGATTTCCTGTAATAAACTAATTTTTAGAGATGCCCATAATTTTAAGGATTGACCAATAGTCCATGCTGAATTTTTCGAAATGTCCTCATGCCTCTACCTATTAATAGTTTCGCTAAAATTCTAAATACTTGAAGCTGTGCCCAAAATTTACTATTGTTTGCAACGAGAATTAAATAAAATTCAGATTTAGTATCTTTTGATTTCGCAAGGCTGGGGTATTTTTTTATAAATAAATCAGGAACAGGATTTTCCGTAGCGAAGCGAATCCTCTCATCCGTTCCGATCGAAGGAGGAAATATATAATGGAGAAGGAAATAATTACACTCGGCAACAGTGGCGATGTCTTATTTATGATGTTGGGAGCGGTCATGGTCTTTGCCATGCACGGTGGTTTTGCTTTTCTGGAAGTGGGAACGGTACGCAGAAAGAATCAAGTGAACGCCCTGGTAAAAATCCTTTCTGATTTTGCCGTGTGCACAGTTATTTATTTCACCATCGGTTATGGCATCGCTTATGGCGTTACCTTTTTTAGATCCGCCCCCGATCTGGTAGGGACTAATCAGGGATACGAGTTGGTCCATTTTTTCTTTTTACTGACCTTTGCCGCAGCGATTCCAGCAATCATCTCAGGTGGCATCGCGGAACGCTCCAAATTCTGGACCCAGGCATTGGCCGCAGGAATTTTCGTGGCCTTTGCCTACCCTTTGTTTGAGGGCATGGTTTGGGGACAGATCAACTTTCTCGGGCAGGAGGGTTCCTGGCTGGCAGGAATTTCCGGAGGAATCCCATTTCACGATTACGCGGGGTCGGTGGTGGTGCACTCCTTTGGCGGCTGGATCGCCCTGGCGGCCGTCATCGTTTTAGGCCCCCGAATAGGCCGCTGGGATTCTAAGGGAAGAAGCAGGCCCCTTCCTATCAGCAGTGTTCCTTTCATGGCTCTCGGGAGCTGGATGCTTTGCGTCGGATGGTTTGGATTCAACGTGATGTCTGCCGCGACCATGGACGGCATCTCCGGTCTTGTGGCAGTAAATTCCCTGTTCGCCATGGTGGGCGGCATATTGGTGGCTCTGATCGTATCGAAAAACGATCCCGGCTTCATTCACAACGGAGCCCTGGCCGGGTTGGTTGCCATTTGTGCCGGGTCGGATAAAGTGCATCCCATTGGCGCTTTTGTCATAGGCGGAATTGCCGCTATTATCTTTGTTAAGGGATTCACCTGGGAACAGGAGAAACTGAAGCTCGACGATGTGTTGGGCGTTTGGCCCCTGCATGGCATCTCCGGGACCTGGGGCGGGATTGCCTGCGGCATTTTTGGTCAGGAAGCTTTGGGAGGCATGGGCGGCGTCAGCCTGATCGCTCAAACCGTCGGTTCCATCATCGCCATCGCTATTTCTCTGGGATTTGGGTTTGCCGTTTACAAAGTTTTGGATGCGACTTTTGGAATCCGTCTCTCCAAAGAGGAAGAAATGCGAGGGTCCGACCTCACCATTCATCACCTGGAGGCCAACCCTGAAGACATTTCGGCGCGGTTCATGTGACCAATCTCTTAAGAGGAGGAGCCATGAAACTTCACTGGATAGCCGCTCTATGCCTCTATTGTCTGATCGCCGGTATCGCCCTGCCCGCGCAGGCTTTTGAGGACAGGATTGAGGGATATAAAAAAGCCATCGTGGCCGATCCGAAGGATTACGCTCCCCATTTTGCCCTGGGGCAGATCTATCAGACTCTGGGACTCTATGATGCGGCTATTACGGAATTCAAAGAAACCCTGCGTCTCGAGCCTATTTTTTCAGCCGCCTATCATGGCCTTGGCGGCAGTTATGGCGAGCTTGGGCGTTTTTCGGAATCCGAAGCGGCCTATCTGGAAGCGACCCGCCTCGATCCCAACTATGCGGAAGGTCAATACGGCCTGGGTTGGGTGTACAGCAAGCTGGACAAATGTAAAAAGGCTCTCGAACCTTTAAGGATTGCCATTGGCTTAAAACCGGAACTGGCGGCGGCGCATTTCACTCTAGGGTACTATTATATCGCTCTCGGCCAGCCTGAGAAAGCCATCCAGGAATTTAAAGAAACCCTGGAATCAACCCCTCTATACGTTAAAGCGCATCTGGGTCTGGGCCATAGTTACCTGGCCATGAAAAAATATGGCCCGGCAATCGCCGCTTTTCAGGATGCTCTTGAACTCAACCCCGGTTTTCATGAGGCCTACACGGGAATCGGACAAGCCCACATCCTGTCCGGGCATTACAAGGATGCCCTGGCCCCGCTCAAGTCCGCTCTCTTGATCAACCCCAGGGACGACAAGGCTTACGATGCCCTGGGGCAAGCCTACCAAAAACTAAAGGATCACAAAAAAGCCCTCGCAGCATTTCGACAACTGGCCAAAATCAAATATCGTGACCCCGTCGCACATTTCAAGCTGGGGCAAGCCCACGCCAATCTGGGGCAAACATCCAATGCCCTCAAAAGTTTTAAAGAAGCGATTAAATGGAACCCTGATTACGCCGCCGCCTACTTTCAAATCGCCTGGCTTTACGAAAAGTTAAAACAATATTCCGAAGCGCTAAAAAATTATAGTGAGGTGGTGCGCGTCCAACCGAACAATAGCCGCGCGTACTATAACATGGCAAATATACATGAGCACATGAAACGCTATAATCTGGCGGCGGACGCCTACAAACAAGTGCTTAAAATCAACCCAAAATACAAGACGGCTCACGAACGATTGGGAGAAAATTATCTCAAACTAAAATGGTACGAACCCGCACGCGATGCCTTTAAAATGGCGATTGCACTCAATCCAAAATTTGCGGCAGTCCAATACAATCTCGGGTTCACCCTCATCGAACTGCAACAGTATCAGGAGGCTATCGCCCCGTTAACAGCCGCCATCAAACTGAACCCAAAATATCCGAACGCCCAAAACGAACTGGGATTTGCCTATGTGAGCCTGAAACAATACAAGGAAGCCATCCAGCCCTTAAACCAGGCCGTTCAGACCGATCCCGTCAACCCGTTGACTCGTTTGAGCCTGGGGATCGCCTACAGTGAACAGGGCCGCTACCAAGAGGCCCTGCCCCACCTGGAAAAATCCATCCAAATCGCTCCCAAAGTTTCCAAAGCTCAATATTTTCTGGGAATGGCTTACGCGCAATCGGGCCAGTTCGAGAGTGCTGTGATGCCGCTGCAAACGGCGATCGACCTGACACCCGATTTCCTGGAGGGCTACAACCGGCTGGGAGCCGTGTTTGTGGAATTAAAACGTTATGATGACGCGGTCAAAATATTTCAGGCAGGAACCCATCTGGACCCACACTATTTGAATGGATATGTAAACATGGGTTCCATTCACACCTTGCTCGAAAACCATGAGCAAGCCATTCAGGATTTCAAAGAGGTGATTCGAATTGCCCCGGATCATGTCCAGGCTCACTATAAACTGGGCCTCATCTACGATTTGCTTGGGCGCTTCGATGAATCGGTTGCAGAATATAATAAGGTCATGCAAATCGACCCTGAATTTGCCGATGTCTATTCCAGCCTGGGGTGGGTATTTCTGGAAATGAACCGTCCCTCAGAGGCGATCACTCCCCTTAAAAAGGCCATTCAATTGAACCCCGCCAATGCCGATGCCTATTTCAACCTGGGATGGGCATTGGGGGAAATATACAATTTCAAGGAAGCGGCCCGTCAGTTCGAGGAAGCCATCCGTTTAAACCCCAACCATAGCGGCGCACAGGAAAGGTTGGGAATGGCTAAAAGAATGTTGAACGGCGATATACAGAAAAAAAATGAAAGAAACCATTCCAAAACCCAAAAATCGAACCAGCCGGTGATTATCATCACTCCCTAGAATTCGATTTAACGGGAATTTTGAGGCCGCACCAATGATCGAAGAAACCCCATAAATTAAACAGATTAACCATAAGGTTCCAGGAAGGGGATCGCCCGTGGGTTTCTACTGATTATATTCCATCTCATTGGTTTGAAAAGTGTCTGTCCCGTAACCGAAAAGGCCGGTCACGGAAAACAAGAAACGCCGAGCAGGAAAGGCTTTCCAGCGAAGAACCCTTGAGATATTAATTCAATCCAAATCAATATTCAGAGCCTTCAAAACAAAGGGGTTTTCGCTTATTGTCGAAGCAATAAATAAGTTGACATAAAATAAACGATACCTTTATACTTCCCCCTCAACCCCGTAGTCAGTGGAAGAGCGTCGGAAAAATGAACGTTTAAACTCGTGAGGACAATGATTTTAATATCGCTGTCTCACCCCGGAAATCTTTTATAATACTAAATTAACTCTCTTATAAAAGAGTGGTACTTATGGAAACCAACGATACGGCACTAGCAACTGATACCAGCCCCGAGGAAGAAGAAAAGCCGATAGATCTGGCTGCGGGAAGGGAAGTTATCAGCCAGATTCCTGATACGCCTAATAGCAGGCGATATCTCATTCCCACCCTGCAGAAAATCCAGAATGCCTACCGTTTTCTCCCTGATCCGGTAATCAAGCTCCTGATGGCCAGGTTGCGGATTTCTCGCGCGGAAATTTACGGAATCATCTCTTTCTATCCCCAGCTCATGATCACCGAGCCTGGAAAATACATTATCAAACTCTGTTATGGCACGGCCTGCTTTGTCAAAGGAGCAGAGATCATCGCCAATAAAATTTACGAAAAATATCATATCCGCCCCGGTGATACGGACAAGAGCAAGCTATTTACAATGCAAACCGCCTCCTGTCTCGGAAACTGCGGAGCGGCCCCCATGGCCATCATCGGGGAGGATACTTACGGAACCATTGATCCTGAACAAACACTGCCAATGCTGGGTTGCTACAAGCTTGAAGAGGATGCGCCCGTGGCAGAGGCTGAGGAGATAACGTCTGAATGAGCACCGTCGTCAAAAAAACCATAAACCTGAAAATTGATGGCAAAGATGTCACTGCCCCTGAAGGCACAGTGATTCTGGAAGCCGCTAAAAAAAATGGCTTCGAGGTGAGCAACCTTTGCTACAACAAAAAACTCAAACCTTTCGCGGCCTGCCGAACCTGTATGGTGGAAACCGTCACCGACGGGGAAAAAGAACTGGTCTATTCCTGCACTCATCCCGTAGCTGAAGGCATGGAAGTTAAAACCAACACGGATGAAACCAACCGCTATAATAAAGCCTGCCTGGAAATGCTGTTGGTGGAGCATCCCCTGGACTGTCCTATCTGTGATAAATCCGGAGTCTGCCCTCTACAAGACAATACCGACACCCTCAAGTTATACAATGGCCGGTTTGAGATCAACCGACGCAATGAACCGAGCATCAAGAGCAACCCCATCATCGAATTGTATATGAATCGGTGCATCATGTGCGGACTGTGCGTCCGTGCCTGTGACGAAACTCAAGGGGTTCAGGCTCTTGATTTCCACAAAAGAGGCATGAAGGTAGGCATTGGCACCGCCAATGACGAACCCCTGGATTGCGAGTTCTGCGGGCAATGCATCACCGTCTGCCCGACCGGCGCACTCATGGATATGACGTCAGAGGCGCGAGGTTTGGCCGCCATGTACACGAATACCCACACCACTTGTAACTATTGCTCCTGGGGATGCACCCTCAAGTTGCAAACCAAAAAAGGCAAAGTCCTCCGTATCGAGGCGGACGAAGATTACGACGTTGGCATCAACGAAGGCAATCTCTGCGCCAAGGGCCGGTTTGGTCACGGCATCATCCACAATGACAACAGAATTAAGTCTCCGCTAATGAATTACGGCGGCGAATTTAAAGAAATCAGTTGGGACGAAGCCATTCAGACCATCGCCGAGCGGCTGCAATCCACCGTCAACAGGAGCGGCCCGGAAAGTATCGCGGGGATCGGGTCTGAAAAATTGACCAACGAGGAAAATTACCTTTTCCAAAAGCTGTTCCGCAATCAGTTCGGCTCCAACCAGGTCACCAATCTGGCTCATCTTCGAGCGCCTTATATCAACCAGTTCATGCTGGATTGTTTCAAAGGTGGTATCGAATCCAAGCCGATCACCGAGTTAGAACATGCGGATGTGGTGCTCATTTTCAATTCGGATCTTCCTTCTGAATATCCCGTAGGTGGCAACTCAATCCGCAAGGGCGCCGTATTCACCAACACGGACATCATC
This genomic window contains:
- a CDS encoding ammonium transporter translates to MEKEIITLGNSGDVLFMMLGAVMVFAMHGGFAFLEVGTVRRKNQVNALVKILSDFAVCTVIYFTIGYGIAYGVTFFRSAPDLVGTNQGYELVHFFFLLTFAAAIPAIISGGIAERSKFWTQALAAGIFVAFAYPLFEGMVWGQINFLGQEGSWLAGISGGIPFHDYAGSVVVHSFGGWIALAAVIVLGPRIGRWDSKGRSRPLPISSVPFMALGSWMLCVGWFGFNVMSAATMDGISGLVAVNSLFAMVGGILVALIVSKNDPGFIHNGALAGLVAICAGSDKVHPIGAFVIGGIAAIIFVKGFTWEQEKLKLDDVLGVWPLHGISGTWGGIACGIFGQEALGGMGGVSLIAQTVGSIIAIAISLGFGFAVYKVLDATFGIRLSKEEEMRGSDLTIHHLEANPEDISARFM
- a CDS encoding tetratricopeptide repeat protein, producing the protein MKLHWIAALCLYCLIAGIALPAQAFEDRIEGYKKAIVADPKDYAPHFALGQIYQTLGLYDAAITEFKETLRLEPIFSAAYHGLGGSYGELGRFSESEAAYLEATRLDPNYAEGQYGLGWVYSKLDKCKKALEPLRIAIGLKPELAAAHFTLGYYYIALGQPEKAIQEFKETLESTPLYVKAHLGLGHSYLAMKKYGPAIAAFQDALELNPGFHEAYTGIGQAHILSGHYKDALAPLKSALLINPRDDKAYDALGQAYQKLKDHKKALAAFRQLAKIKYRDPVAHFKLGQAHANLGQTSNALKSFKEAIKWNPDYAAAYFQIAWLYEKLKQYSEALKNYSEVVRVQPNNSRAYYNMANIHEHMKRYNLAADAYKQVLKINPKYKTAHERLGENYLKLKWYEPARDAFKMAIALNPKFAAVQYNLGFTLIELQQYQEAIAPLTAAIKLNPKYPNAQNELGFAYVSLKQYKEAIQPLNQAVQTDPVNPLTRLSLGIAYSEQGRYQEALPHLEKSIQIAPKVSKAQYFLGMAYAQSGQFESAVMPLQTAIDLTPDFLEGYNRLGAVFVELKRYDDAVKIFQAGTHLDPHYLNGYVNMGSIHTLLENHEQAIQDFKEVIRIAPDHVQAHYKLGLIYDLLGRFDESVAEYNKVMQIDPEFADVYSSLGWVFLEMNRPSEAITPLKKAIQLNPANADAYFNLGWALGEIYNFKEAARQFEEAIRLNPNHSGAQERLGMAKRMLNGDIQKKNERNHSKTQKSNQPVIIITP
- a CDS encoding NAD(P)H-dependent oxidoreductase subunit E, whose amino-acid sequence is METNDTALATDTSPEEEEKPIDLAAGREVISQIPDTPNSRRYLIPTLQKIQNAYRFLPDPVIKLLMARLRISRAEIYGIISFYPQLMITEPGKYIIKLCYGTACFVKGAEIIANKIYEKYHIRPGDTDKSKLFTMQTASCLGNCGAAPMAIIGEDTYGTIDPEQTLPMLGCYKLEEDAPVAEAEEITSE